A genome region from Pseudomonas helmanticensis includes the following:
- a CDS encoding response regulator, which produces MVNKVLVVEDEQLLAQNLQDYLSAQGLDVRIAHDGATAIGLAETFAPDVLVFDYRLPDMEGFEVLDAVRQNRTCHFVLITGHPTAEVCERARQLGVSHILFKPFPLAELARAVCDLLGIKREAKPGASPSEGFVERRQSRTESFPLQLYDGSWVLADRRRQLHAMAPDDDQMLTGE; this is translated from the coding sequence TTGGTTAACAAAGTACTGGTTGTCGAAGACGAACAGCTGCTTGCACAGAACCTTCAGGATTATCTGTCGGCGCAGGGGCTGGACGTCCGGATTGCACATGACGGAGCGACGGCTATCGGTTTGGCCGAAACCTTTGCCCCCGACGTGCTGGTGTTCGATTACCGCTTGCCCGATATGGAAGGTTTTGAGGTGCTCGACGCGGTCCGCCAGAACAGGACGTGCCATTTTGTGCTGATAACGGGTCACCCGACCGCTGAAGTCTGTGAGCGGGCGCGGCAACTGGGGGTCAGCCACATCCTGTTCAAACCGTTTCCCTTGGCGGAACTGGCGCGGGCGGTCTGCGACCTTCTTGGCATCAAGCGCGAAGCGAAACCCGGTGCGAGCCCTTCCGAGGGCTTTGTCGAACGACGCCAGAGCAGGACCGAGAGCTTCCCGTTGCAGTTGTACGATGGCAGTTGGGTGTTGGCGGATCGGCGACGACAGTTGCACGCCATGGCACCGGACGACGATCAAATGCTCACCGGGGAGTAA
- a CDS encoding SCO family protein: MNRFASSGLLTLCLLSLGLQQTQAHSADEHAGHKAPASNTQEHTQVKFANVPLLDQTGKTVRLEQDLVQGKIVVMSFIYTSCTTVCPVVSSIMGKVQKQLGARVGSEVQLVSISIDPQRDDPKRLQDYARTFQRGPGWSWLTGSPQSINETLKGLGSFSGDFKNHQPLILVGDGNNRHWMRYYGFTDPALLAKEVEKLSGLRTHAKHTAIAMEQQP, translated from the coding sequence ATGAACCGATTTGCATCCAGTGGCCTGCTGACCCTATGCCTGTTGAGCCTCGGCCTCCAACAAACCCAGGCCCATTCGGCAGACGAACACGCCGGGCACAAGGCGCCGGCGAGCAACACCCAAGAACACACCCAGGTGAAGTTCGCCAACGTGCCGCTGCTCGACCAGACCGGCAAAACCGTGCGCCTCGAACAAGACTTGGTGCAGGGCAAAATCGTCGTCATGAGTTTTATCTACACCAGTTGCACCACGGTGTGCCCGGTGGTCTCGTCGATCATGGGCAAAGTGCAGAAACAACTCGGCGCACGAGTCGGCAGCGAAGTGCAACTGGTGTCGATCAGCATCGACCCGCAACGCGACGACCCGAAACGCCTGCAGGATTACGCGCGCACTTTCCAGCGCGGGCCGGGTTGGAGCTGGCTGACCGGTTCGCCGCAATCGATCAACGAAACCCTCAAAGGCCTCGGCAGTTTCAGCGGTGACTTCAAGAATCATCAGCCGTTGATCCTCGTCGGCGACGGCAACAACCGCCACTGGATGCGCTACTACGGCTTCACCGATCCGGCGCTGCTGGCCAAGGAAGTCGAGAAACTCAGCGGCCTGCGCACCCACGCCAAACACACCGCCATCGCCATGGAGCAACAGCCATGA
- a CDS encoding peptidylprolyl isomerase, giving the protein MKLTSLIVLLTCWFPPVWANNEPAVARVNGEEISGYRFERFFAEYLEDQGRAVTSIRSPKAYKELRQAALQMLIDKELLWQESQKRGRHIDEQALRQQIEQTRMAIGGADKFVRRLQDAGFDEASFTEYTRRELAAQQMFAELIRANTLQPRHLLIRVPAQADAATVAAARLRLMQMRASIINGATFASQPLRSPFGWHVIYLQNHLEAADVPAVQGLDTVRAQLARQQQTQARRQVLAQLRVQNRIERIDDD; this is encoded by the coding sequence ATGAAGCTCACAAGTCTGATAGTGCTGCTGACCTGCTGGTTTCCGCCGGTCTGGGCCAATAACGAGCCGGCGGTGGCGCGGGTCAATGGCGAGGAAATCTCTGGCTATCGTTTCGAGCGCTTTTTCGCCGAATACCTCGAAGATCAGGGCCGCGCGGTGACGAGCATTCGCAGTCCCAAGGCCTACAAGGAACTGCGTCAGGCGGCGTTGCAAATGCTGATCGACAAAGAATTGCTGTGGCAGGAATCGCAGAAGCGTGGCCGGCACATCGACGAGCAAGCGCTGCGTCAGCAAATCGAGCAAACCCGCATGGCCATCGGCGGCGCGGATAAATTCGTCCGTCGCCTGCAGGATGCCGGTTTCGATGAGGCGTCCTTCACCGAGTACACCCGCCGCGAGCTGGCGGCGCAGCAGATGTTCGCCGAGCTGATCCGCGCTAATACCTTGCAACCCCGCCACCTGTTGATCCGCGTGCCCGCGCAAGCCGATGCAGCCACAGTGGCCGCAGCGCGTCTACGCTTGATGCAGATGCGCGCCTCGATCATCAACGGGGCGACGTTTGCCAGCCAACCGCTGCGTTCACCGTTCGGCTGGCATGTGATTTATTTGCAGAACCACTTGGAGGCCGCCGATGTCCCAGCTGTGCAGGGGCTGGATACAGTCAGGGCACAGCTTGCCCGACAGCAACAGACCCAGGCTCGTCGTCAGGTGCTCGCGCAATTACGGGTGCAGAATAGGATCGAACGAATTGACGACGACTGA
- a CDS encoding cytochrome c/ABC transporter substrate-binding protein, producing the protein MNRCRVLLALILLAGLSLGAGAAPLTPEEAAGKRLYRQGLSASGEAIMARVGAADVLLPATSLPCANCHGADGLGRPEGGVRPPPLNWARLTSTYGQQQVNGRSYPAYTESSLATVIEQGRDPGHNRLDPSMPRFLLSMKDQRNLTAYLKRLADERDPGLEAQTLHLGTLLPSQGPLAEEGMTIAAVLNGSVARINQAGGIHGRQLRLTVIDPGPDRASAEQALQQLIEQEQVFALIAPLAPALDSELASRLEQSGVPLIGALSLLGSMQASPQIFEPLPGLREQLIALADYATASLRVLQGPTLIAYPDDPAQTLAAQNLGQYLQDHGWQKVHLQAYDPAAEALPLGSRSVFYLGNGGGFGRLATRLQSAGQVPYLFAASSQVAGELLQVPEGFSRRVFLAYPFVPSDWTQAGRMALTLLREHQGLGAQHAVLQVGAYASMLLLSEGMKQAGRDASREKLVAALEGLHDFDTGLTPRLSFGPGRRLGLSGAHVVTMDLPDQRFYLVAPYKPIVASP; encoded by the coding sequence ATGAACCGCTGCCGCGTTTTACTCGCCCTGATCCTGCTCGCTGGCCTCAGCCTTGGCGCGGGTGCTGCGCCGCTGACCCCGGAAGAGGCGGCGGGCAAGCGCCTGTACCGTCAGGGCTTGTCGGCCAGTGGCGAGGCGATCATGGCGCGGGTCGGTGCGGCAGATGTGTTGCTGCCGGCGACCAGCCTGCCGTGCGCCAATTGCCACGGCGCCGATGGCCTCGGGCGACCCGAAGGCGGGGTGCGTCCGCCGCCGTTGAACTGGGCGCGGCTGACCAGCACCTACGGCCAGCAACAGGTCAACGGCCGCAGTTATCCGGCGTACACCGAGAGCAGTCTGGCGACCGTCATCGAGCAAGGACGCGACCCCGGCCACAATCGCCTCGACCCAAGCATGCCGCGCTTTCTGCTGTCGATGAAGGATCAGCGCAACCTCACCGCGTACCTCAAACGCCTGGCCGATGAACGCGACCCGGGCCTTGAGGCGCAAACCTTGCACCTCGGCACCTTGCTGCCCAGTCAAGGCCCGTTGGCGGAGGAGGGCATGACCATCGCGGCAGTTCTTAACGGCAGCGTCGCGCGGATCAATCAGGCCGGTGGTATTCATGGGCGGCAACTGCGCTTGACCGTGATCGATCCCGGCCCGGATCGCGCCAGCGCCGAGCAAGCCCTGCAGCAGTTGATTGAGCAAGAACAAGTGTTCGCCCTGATCGCGCCGCTGGCGCCGGCCCTCGACAGTGAATTGGCAAGCCGTCTGGAACAGTCCGGCGTGCCGCTGATTGGCGCTTTGTCGTTGCTCGGCTCGATGCAGGCCAGCCCGCAGATTTTCGAACCGTTGCCGGGCTTGCGCGAGCAGTTGATCGCGCTGGCCGATTACGCCACAGCAAGCCTGCGCGTGCTGCAGGGGCCGACATTGATCGCGTATCCCGATGACCCGGCACAAACGCTGGCCGCGCAAAACCTCGGCCAGTACTTGCAGGATCACGGCTGGCAGAAAGTTCATCTGCAAGCCTACGACCCGGCGGCGGAGGCACTGCCGTTGGGCTCGCGCTCGGTGTTTTATCTGGGCAATGGCGGTGGTTTTGGTCGATTGGCGACACGCCTGCAAAGCGCCGGGCAAGTGCCGTATCTGTTCGCCGCTTCGAGCCAGGTTGCTGGTGAGTTGCTGCAAGTGCCGGAGGGATTCTCGCGGCGGGTGTTTCTCGCCTATCCGTTTGTGCCCAGCGACTGGACCCAGGCCGGGCGCATGGCCCTGACGTTGCTGCGTGAACACCAAGGTCTCGGCGCCCAGCACGCGGTGCTGCAAGTCGGCGCCTATGCCTCGATGTTGTTGCTCAGCGAAGGCATGAAGCAGGCCGGCCGCGACGCCAGCCGCGAAAAACTGGTGGCGGCGCTGGAAGGCCTGCACGACTTCGACACCGGCCTGACCCCGCGCCTGAGTTTCGGCCCCGGCCGACGCCTGGGCTTGAGCGGCGCCCATGTGGTCACCATGGATTTGCCCGATCAGCGTTTCTATCTGGTCGCGCCCTATAAACCGATTGTTGCCAGCCCCTGA
- a CDS encoding SCO family protein, producing the protein MRLLDWISLSVCFWIFSTVAFAHEGHAPEAPATVAAAPAQGTHDAKTWFTDTPLQDQNGETLRFYSDALQNRIVLLNVIFTRCNDACPLITQKLKEVRELLGDKAQDITFISLTSDPLRDTPAVLKAYTLKQGSDDPHWLFLTGDKAQMDLVLSRIGQIVPTPEQHSTQLIVGDVANKRWSKIRPDAPAAAIAQRLQLLTMPVAGR; encoded by the coding sequence ATGAGACTGCTCGACTGGATCTCCCTGAGCGTGTGTTTCTGGATCTTCAGCACCGTCGCGTTCGCCCACGAAGGCCATGCCCCTGAGGCACCTGCGACGGTTGCCGCCGCGCCGGCCCAAGGTACCCACGACGCAAAAACCTGGTTCACCGACACGCCGTTGCAGGATCAGAACGGCGAGACGCTGCGCTTCTACAGCGATGCGCTGCAAAACCGCATCGTCCTGCTCAACGTGATTTTCACCCGTTGCAACGATGCCTGCCCACTGATCACGCAAAAGCTCAAAGAGGTGCGCGAGCTGTTGGGCGACAAGGCGCAGGACATCACCTTCATTTCCCTTACCAGTGACCCGCTGCGCGATACGCCGGCGGTGCTCAAGGCTTACACCTTGAAGCAGGGTTCCGATGACCCTCATTGGCTTTTTCTTACCGGCGACAAGGCGCAGATGGACCTGGTACTGAGTCGCATCGGCCAGATCGTGCCGACCCCCGAGCAACACTCGACGCAGTTGATCGTCGGCGACGTCGCCAACAAACGCTGGAGCAAAATCCGCCCCGATGCCCCGGCCGCCGCCATTGCCCAGCGCTTGCAGTTGCTGACAATGCCCGTGGCTGGCCGCTGA
- a CDS encoding YncE family protein: MNRIINIIGICSLAMAGAVLTLSEIALAQTGSGQTLSRDGVSVDFKLQPLAADGKLREGEFADVQFRISDSASGQPLSGVAPGAWVDPQTLAADQAQGRDKNCKSRVGVFLKSNIGARPLLDLNSYFLLVMNRDASIAVVDPSVSVGGITSTLARIELKQPPMDWVTPKDNKRVFVSMPTAGEVAVIDSEQFKVLDSISAGSQPFRVALQPDERLLWVGNNASKAEDSGVTVIDSQSLKPLKHLQTGRGHHEITFSKDSRFAFVSNRDDGTVSVVDIASLNIIQQIKTGAHPLSVAYSPLSGAVYVADGKDGTVTVIDASTHAIRRVIKLQQGLGPMGFSADGRFGMVLNTVENRASVIDAATNSAIHDLDVSAEPYQVVFTQAYAYIRGLASPKVTMINLSSLGEGRQPISQSFEAGPQAPRLAGDLPLASSLAVSRDDNAVFVVNPVDNTTYFYAEGMNAPMSGYPNRGQIARAAMVIDRSLREVSPGLYSARVKLPAAGRFDVAFLLNQPNIIHCFTAQIDSDGKPQKHLGQPKVEFLLDKTAVALNDPYVVRFRIVQGKDKTQRSGVKDVQLRYYLAPTSHPREVAALEVADGVYEAPITLDRSGAWYLHVRAASLGAAFDDKTFASVRVTPEPIR; encoded by the coding sequence ATGAACAGGATCATCAACATCATTGGTATTTGCTCACTGGCCATGGCCGGGGCGGTGCTGACGCTGAGTGAGATTGCGCTGGCACAGACCGGCAGCGGGCAGACGCTAAGCCGTGATGGCGTTTCGGTGGATTTCAAGCTTCAGCCACTGGCCGCCGACGGCAAACTGCGCGAAGGCGAATTCGCCGATGTGCAGTTTCGCATCAGCGACAGCGCTTCCGGCCAGCCTCTATCTGGTGTGGCGCCGGGCGCCTGGGTCGATCCGCAAACCCTCGCCGCCGATCAGGCGCAAGGCCGCGACAAAAACTGCAAATCCCGCGTCGGCGTGTTCCTCAAATCCAACATCGGCGCGCGGCCATTGCTCGACCTCAACAGCTATTTCCTGCTGGTAATGAACCGCGACGCCAGTATTGCAGTGGTCGATCCATCCGTGTCGGTTGGCGGCATCACCAGCACCCTCGCGCGCATCGAACTCAAGCAACCACCGATGGATTGGGTCACTCCCAAAGACAATAAACGCGTCTTCGTTTCCATGCCGACAGCGGGCGAAGTCGCCGTCATTGACAGCGAACAATTCAAAGTCCTCGATTCGATCAGCGCCGGCAGCCAACCGTTTCGCGTCGCCCTGCAACCCGACGAACGCCTGCTCTGGGTCGGCAACAATGCGAGCAAAGCTGAAGACTCCGGCGTCACGGTGATCGACAGCCAAAGCCTCAAACCCCTCAAACATCTGCAGACCGGACGCGGTCACCACGAAATCACCTTCAGCAAGGACAGCCGCTTCGCCTTCGTCAGCAATCGCGACGACGGTACCGTCAGCGTGGTCGACATCGCCAGCCTGAATATCATTCAGCAGATCAAAACCGGCGCGCATCCGCTGTCAGTCGCCTATTCGCCGCTGTCCGGCGCGGTCTACGTGGCCGATGGCAAGGACGGCACCGTCACCGTGATCGACGCCAGCACCCACGCCATCCGCCGGGTGATCAAGCTGCAACAAGGCCTCGGCCCGATGGGCTTCAGCGCCGACGGCCGTTTCGGCATGGTACTCAACACCGTGGAAAACCGCGCGAGCGTCATCGATGCCGCGACCAACAGCGCGATCCATGATCTGGACGTCAGCGCCGAACCCTACCAGGTGGTGTTCACCCAGGCCTACGCCTACATCCGCGGACTCGCTTCGCCGAAAGTCACCATGATCAACCTGTCCTCGCTGGGCGAAGGCCGCCAGCCGATCAGCCAAAGTTTCGAAGCCGGCCCGCAAGCACCGCGCCTGGCCGGGGATCTGCCGCTGGCCTCAAGCCTCGCGGTTTCACGCGACGACAACGCGGTCTTCGTGGTCAACCCGGTCGACAACACCACCTACTTCTACGCCGAAGGCATGAACGCGCCGATGTCCGGTTACCCCAACCGTGGCCAGATCGCCCGCGCCGCCATGGTCATCGACCGCAGCCTGCGCGAAGTCTCGCCGGGCCTCTACAGCGCCAGAGTGAAACTACCGGCGGCGGGGCGTTTCGACGTGGCGTTCCTGCTCAATCAACCGAACATCATTCACTGCTTCACCGCGCAGATCGATAGCGACGGCAAACCGCAAAAACACCTCGGCCAGCCGAAAGTCGAGTTCCTCCTCGACAAGACTGCCGTGGCGCTCAACGACCCCTACGTCGTGCGTTTTCGCATCGTCCAGGGCAAAGACAAAACCCAGCGTAGCGGCGTCAAAGACGTCCAACTGCGCTACTACCTCGCGCCCACCTCGCATCCGCGTGAAGTGGCGGCGCTGGAAGTCGCCGACGGGGTTTACGAAGCACCCATCACCCTCGACCGCAGCGGCGCCTGGTACCTGCACGTGCGCGCGGCATCGCTGGGCGCCGCTTTCGATGACAAGACCTTTGCCAGTGTCCGGGTAACCCCCGAGCCGATCCGTTGA
- a CDS encoding GspE/PulE family protein, with translation MERLSVVVEPLPAESAPARFSSEQLAQARARAATSGERVLDALGVLCELAAMPFIQALGATLHYPVLDTDSLFAATPVFDRVTLAQCLKREFILLRHNDEVIGVFADPFDPARLAWIDDCLHGAPLYLVHADDLKAYLARHEESFHAVESLNAQGDTHHEIDTLQSLSLTSISEDASSVVKLVNSTLYDALKMHASDIHLGTTGHGLVIKYRIDGVLNNISKVQGNEFAEQVISRVKVMAELDIGEKRVPQDGRFKIGISGRQIDFRVSIMPSIFGEDAVLRVLDKQDLADKVCGVQLQALGFEDETLRQLRRLAAEPYGMVLVTGPTGSGKTTTLYAMITEINHGVDKIITIEDPVEYQLPGVLQIPVNEKKGLTFARGLRSILRHDPDKIMVGEIRDPDTAQIAVQSALTGHLVFTTIHANNVFDVIGRFTQMEIDPYSLVSALNAILAQRLIRLVCASCSAPVSPSDEELRASGLDPQKVDHYHFVHGKGCGHCRGSGYRGRTAIAELLHLDDELRQMIVERQPITKIKALACARGLRLLRESALELVEQGRTTLEEINRVTFIS, from the coding sequence ATGGAACGTCTGTCCGTTGTCGTCGAACCACTGCCGGCCGAAAGCGCCCCCGCGCGTTTTTCCAGTGAACAGCTTGCCCAGGCCCGGGCGCGGGCCGCCACTTCCGGCGAACGCGTCCTCGATGCTCTCGGCGTGTTGTGCGAACTGGCAGCGATGCCGTTCATTCAAGCCCTCGGCGCCACCCTGCATTACCCGGTGCTCGACACCGACAGCCTGTTCGCCGCGACGCCGGTATTCGACCGGGTCACCCTCGCACAATGCCTCAAACGTGAATTCATCCTGCTGCGCCACAACGACGAAGTCATCGGCGTGTTTGCCGACCCCTTCGACCCGGCGCGCCTGGCCTGGATCGACGATTGCCTGCACGGCGCGCCGCTGTATCTGGTGCACGCCGATGACCTCAAGGCCTATCTGGCCCGCCACGAAGAAAGCTTCCACGCCGTCGAATCGCTGAACGCCCAAGGCGACACTCACCACGAAATCGATACCCTGCAAAGCCTGTCGCTGACCAGCATCAGCGAAGACGCCAGCAGCGTGGTGAAACTGGTCAACTCGACCCTCTACGACGCGCTGAAAATGCACGCCAGCGACATCCATCTCGGCACCACCGGCCACGGTCTGGTGATCAAGTACCGCATCGACGGCGTGCTCAACAACATCAGCAAAGTCCAGGGCAACGAGTTCGCCGAGCAGGTGATCTCGCGGGTCAAGGTCATGGCCGAACTGGACATCGGCGAGAAACGCGTACCGCAGGACGGTCGTTTCAAGATCGGTATCAGTGGCCGGCAGATCGACTTTCGCGTGTCGATCATGCCGAGCATCTTTGGCGAGGACGCCGTGTTGCGGGTGCTGGATAAACAGGACCTCGCCGACAAGGTCTGTGGTGTGCAATTGCAGGCGCTGGGCTTTGAAGACGAAACCCTGCGCCAGTTGCGCCGCCTCGCCGCCGAACCCTACGGCATGGTGCTGGTCACCGGCCCGACCGGCAGCGGCAAGACCACCACGCTGTACGCGATGATCACCGAGATCAACCACGGCGTGGACAAGATCATCACCATCGAAGACCCGGTCGAGTATCAATTGCCGGGGGTGCTGCAAATCCCGGTCAACGAGAAAAAAGGCCTGACCTTCGCCCGGGGTTTGCGCTCGATCCTGCGTCACGACCCGGACAAGATCATGGTCGGCGAAATCCGTGACCCGGACACTGCACAGATCGCCGTGCAATCGGCGCTCACCGGTCACCTGGTGTTCACCACCATCCACGCCAACAACGTCTTCGACGTGATTGGCCGCTTCACCCAAATGGAAATCGACCCCTACAGCCTGGTCTCGGCGCTCAACGCGATTCTCGCCCAGCGCCTGATCCGCCTGGTGTGCGCCAGTTGCAGCGCGCCGGTCAGCCCGAGCGATGAAGAGCTGCGCGCCTCGGGCCTCGATCCACAGAAAGTCGATCACTACCACTTCGTCCACGGCAAAGGCTGCGGGCACTGCCGGGGCAGTGGCTATCGCGGGCGCACGGCGATTGCCGAACTGCTGCACCTCGACGACGAACTGCGCCAGATGATCGTCGAGCGCCAACCCATCACAAAAATCAAAGCCCTGGCCTGCGCCCGTGGTTTGCGCCTGCTGCGCGAATCGGCGCTGGAGCTGGTGGAACAAGGTCGCACCACGCTAGAGGAGATCAATCGTGTCACATTTATCTCGTGA